From the genome of Argentina anserina chromosome 4, drPotAnse1.1, whole genome shotgun sequence, one region includes:
- the LOC126789925 gene encoding peroxisomal membrane protein PMP22: protein MSEIVSEAWRKYLIQLQSHPLRTKAITAGVLVGLSDGIAQKISGIKKLQLRRLFLMMLYGFAYTGPFGHFLHKLMDIIFKAKKDNKTIAKKVLLEQLTSSPWNNMFFMMYYGLVIEGRPWSLVRTKVRKDYPFVQLTAWKFWPIVGWVNYQYMPLQFQVLFHSFIASCWAIFLNLKARSVVIKQA, encoded by the exons ATGTCTGAGATAGTCAGCGAGGCTTGGAGAAAATACCTTATACAACTTCAGTCCCACCCTCTCAGGACCAAG GCAATTACAGCAGGAGTTTTGGTCGGGCTTAGTGATGGAATAGCCCAAAAGATCTCTGGGATCAAAAAGCTTCAACTGAGAAGACTGTTTCTTATGATG CTCTATGGGTTTGCATATACCGGGCCGTTTGGACACTTTCTCCACAAACTGATGGATATAATATTCAAGGCAAAGAAGGacaataaaactatcgcaaaGAAG GTTTTGCTGGAGCAGTTAACTTCATCTCCTTGGAACAACATGTTTTTCATGATGTATTATGGCTTGGTGATTGAAG GAAGACCATGGAGTTTAGTCAGGACGAAAGTTCGGAAGGATTACCCCTTTGTACAGTTGACTGCATGGAAG TTTTGGCCTATTGTTGGTTGGGTGAACTACCAGTATATGCCTCTGCAGTTTCAGGTTTTGTTTCACAGCTTCATTGCTTCATGCTG GGCTATATTCCTTAATCTGAAGGCTAGATCAGTGGTGATAAAACAGGCCTAG